A segment of the Bradyrhizobium sp. CCBAU 53340 genome:
CGGACGCCTTCGTTCGTCCCTCGCCGGTGAGGAGATAGCTGCCGTCGGGCGCGGGCAGGAAATTCTGCGCGCGCCGCTCGACGACGCGCAGGCCCTGCTCGGCGAGCTTGAGGTCACGGATCACCTGCGGATTGAGCAGGCTCACGGTGTAGGCTGCGACCGAATTGCGGAAGCCCGGATGAAATTCCTCCGTGACCGCGGCCCCGCCAACCACCTTGCGGCGCTCGACGATTTGCACGCGCAATCCCGCCATCGCAAGATAGGTCGCGCAAGTGAGGCCGTTATGGCCAGCGCCGATGATGACGACGTCGGTTTCGGTCATTGAGGATTCAAGGCTCAGGCTATCGTCATTCCAGGGCTCGCGAAGCGAGAACCCGGAATCTCGGGCTTCCGGGTTCGATGCTTTGCATCGCCCCGGAACGACATCTGTATATCAAGCAATCGTCCATGCAACATCACGAGACCATTTATTGCTCGTTCAGGCACCTTGTGCTCCATTGCGCGCGCGCCCGGCGCCTGCCGGAGGAAAGCCGGAGCTCCCATGGATTCGATCGTGCAACCCGCCGCCACGGAGCAGCCGTCTTCTTTACGCAACCGACTGCTGCTGACGATCTACACGGCCGCGATCTTCGTCAGCGCGCTGTTGCTGTTCTCGGTGCAGCCGCTGTTCACGAAAATGGTGCTGCCGCGGCTCGGCGGTTCGCCGGCAGTGTGGTCGGTGGCGATGGTTTTCTTCCAGTCGTTGCTGCTGGCGGGCTACGCCTATGCGCATCTGCTCATGCAGATCAAGAACCGCGTGGTGCCGGTCGTGGTGCATCTGGTGCTGCTGACCGCGGCCTTCATCACGCTGCCGCTCGGCATCGCCAGCGCCTATGGCGAGCCGCCCGCGTCCGGCTACGCATTCTGGCTGCTCAGCCTGTTCGTGATGTCGATCGGGCTGCCGTTCTTCGCGCTCGCCGCCAACAATCCACTGCTGCAGGCCTGGTTCGTCCGCACCGGTCACCCTGACGGTCAGGATCCGTACTTCCTCTATGCCTCCTCCAACATCGGCAGCTTCCTTGCGCTGCTGTCCTATCCGTTCCTGCTGGAACCGATGTTCACGCTGCACGCGCAGAACCGGCTCTGGACCGGCGGCTATGGTCTTCTGATTCTGCTGATTGCAGGCTGCGGCATGCTGTTGCTCCGCTCGTCGAAGACTGCGGTGGGCGATGCGCGGACCGAAGACGCAAGCGCGCCGGCTCCAGGCATCTTGACGCGGCTGCGCTGGATCTTCCTCGCCGCGGTGCCGTCGGGCCTGCTCATCGCGGTCACCGCACACATCTCGACCGACGTCGCGGCCGCACCGCTGCTGTGGGTGCTGCCGCTGTCGCTCTATCTGCTGACCTGGGTTCTGGTGTTCCAGTCGCGGCCGCTGCTGCCGCACAAATGGATGCTGATGCTGCAGCCGGTGGCGATCGCTGGCGTCATCTTCCTACTGGCGTTCGGCGGTGAGCAGAATCTGCTGCTCACGCTCGGCGGTCATCAATTGTGCTTCTTCGTCATCGCCATGGCCTGCCACGGCGAATTGGCACGGACGCGCCCCGCAGCCAGATATCTCACCGGCTTCTATGTCGCGCTGTCGTTCGGCGGCATGGTCGGTGGCCTGTTTGCCGGCCTGGTCGCGCCCTTCACCTTCTCCTGGATCGCCGAATACCCGATCCTGGTCGCGCTCGCCGCGCTGTGCCGGCCGTCGGCAAACGAGCGTCTTGCGGGCATCGTGAGGTGGTACTGGCTGGCGCTTGCCGCGCTCGCCGCGGCGCTCGTTGCGCCGTCCTACATGACGGGCGATCTCTCGACCTGGTTCGAGGATCACCGCGTCTGGGTCGCCGGCGCCGTCGGCGTGCTCGCAGCGCTGCTGGCGCTGGCACTCAATGCCGGCCGCTGGAAGATCTTTGCCACCGTCGCGCTCGCACTGGTGTTGACGCGGGTCTATCCGGCTGACGAGGGCCGCGTCACCACCGTGCGCAGCTTCTTCGGCGTCCACAAGATCGTGGTGACGCCGGGTGGCTATTTCCACGTGCTGATGCACGGCACCACGATTCACGGTGCCGAGCGCTTCCGCAACAACGACGGCACGCCGGTCACCGGCCGTCCCGAGCCGATCACCTATTATCACAAGGATGGCGGCATCGGTCAGGCCATCACCGCGATCCGCGAACGCAAGGGCGCGCCGCTGAAGGTCGCGGCGATCGGCGTCGGCTCGGGCACGCTCGCCTGCGCCGCCGAGCCGGGCGAGGACTGGAAATTCTTCGAGATCGACCAGTCCATGGTCGATGCCGCGCGCGACCCCAAGAATTTCCGCTACATCTCGAGCTGTATGCCGGACCTGAAGCCGGTGATCGGCGACGCGCGTCTCACCTTCGCCAGGGAGCCTGACGGCGTCTACGACCTCATCATCGTCGACGCCTATTCGTCGGATGCGATCCCGATACATCTGGCCACCCAGGAGGCGATGAAGATCTACAAGGACAAGCTTGCCCCGCACGGCGCCGTGGTGATGCACGTCTCCAACCGGCATCTCGATCTCGAGCCCGTGGTGGTGGGAATCGCCGATGCCAACGATTTGAAGAGTTGGGTCTATGACGAGGATTCGGGCCGCGACGCCGACTACATCTTCTCGACCGACGTCGTCATCTCCGCGCGTGAGGCGGAAGACGTCGGCAAGCTGGCATCGTCCAAGCGGTGGGAGGAGACCGACGCCGACGAGAAGGTACGGGTCTGGACCGACGACTATTCCAACATCCTCGGCGCACTGTACCGGCGCCTGCGGTACGGCGAGCAGTAGCTCGCTTGTTACGGCTGGACCGGCGTCCCCGCCGGCAGCGCGATTCCCTTCTCGCCGGCGACCTGCCGCAACAGGTCCGGCCTGTCGGAGATGATGCCGTCGACGCCGAACTCGATCATCCGCGCCATGTCGTCGGGCTTGTTGACGGTCCAGACCACGACGCGCAACGCGAGCGTATGGGCCTCCGTAACAAGTGCCGCCGTCACATCGCCGAAATAGGGCGACCACACCGCACCGCCCGCGGCCTTGATGGTGCGCGGCAGCGAGCCACCGTGATCGGCCGGGTTGAAACCCGCCGTCCAGCTGGTGGCCTTGTCGAGGGCGTTCGTCGGTGCCGAGCCGCGCTGCAACGTCAGGTACACGGTTGGAATTTTCGGGGCCTGCTGCTGGACGAGGAGCAGCGTCCGCCAGTCGAACGACTGGATCATGACGCGGTCGGAGAGTTTTTCGTCCTCGATCACCCCGAGCAGCTTCGTGACGAAGGCTTGCGGCCCCAGCGATTCATCGGGACGATCCGGATCGATCTTGGTCTCGATATTGAAGCGCACGCGCTCGTTGCCGGATTTGCGCACCAGCGCGAACAGCTCCTTCAGCGTGGGAATGCGTGTCCCCGGCACGGCGCGCTGCTCGGGAAACTGCTTGGCGTAGGCGCTGTCCGGCCGGATCTGGCCGACGTCATAGGTCCTGACATCGGCGAACCGGAGCTTGACGAAGGGCGTGCCTGGTGCCGCGACATAGGCGCCGTTCGCATCCCGCGCGAGATCGGGATTGAGCCCGCGCTCATGCGACACGACGACTTCGCCGTCGGCGGTCACGCCCACGTCGAGCTCCAGCGTGTCGACGCCCATCGTCAGCGCATTGGCAAAGGCCGGCAGGGTATTTTCCGGCATCAGCGCCCGTCCGCCGCGGTGCGCCTCGAGATCGAAAGCCATCGCTGTGCCAGTCATGGCTTGTCCTGTCGTGAGAACCGAAAGCGCGGTCAGAATTGTCGCAACACGTAACAGCATCACATGCAGCCCAAGTGAAAGGACGAGCATATGAAATCTTGGCTCATGTCGTCCAGTGGTGCAGTTGACGGCGGCTGCGGAAAGCCAAAACTGGCTTGCAAAAGGGATCGGGAGCGATTCACATGCGGCTCGTGCTCATTGCAACGATGGCGGCTCTGATGGTTGGACAGGCGGCAGCCAGGGATGTGTTGTCGGGGGCGAGCCTTTACGCCGATGTGGCGCGCTACGCCTCCTTCGGCTTGCACCGCTTCGGCTCATCAGGCGATCGCGCCACGGCCGACTGGATCGCGGGCGAGCTCTCTGAGGCCGGCTACGCCATCAAGTTCCAGCCGGTGGTGCTGGGCCGGCAATATGTCGTCGAGCGGGCCAGCGCGGAAGCGGCCGGCACGTCGGTCGAGGCGACGCCGTTCTGGTGGCCGCCGGAGGACAAGGCCAGCTTCCATCTCTCTGCGCCACTCGCCCGCGATGGCGATGTTGCCGGGAAAATTCTCTGGGTCGATCTGCCGTTCGATCGCGGCGCTTATCTCGGACCTGCTCATCGTGCCGCGATCAGCGAGGCCGCCGCAAAGAAACCCGCCGCCATCCTGCTGATGATTGGCAATCCCGCCGACGATCGCTTCGCCTACAATGTCAGGCAGGAGGATGCGCCCTGGCCGGTGCCTGTCATCGTCGTCGGTGCAAAGGCGCGGGCGACGTTCGAACGCGCGCTGACATCGGGGGCGCCGGTGACGCTCGACGTTTCAGGTCATTACGAGCACGACGTCGCCAGTCGCAACGTCATCGCCGAAACCGGCATCGGTCGCGGGCCGACCATTGTCGTCTCCACGCCGATGACGGGCTGGTACTCCTGCGTCTGCGAGCGCGGTCCCGGCATCGCCAATTTCCTCGCGCTGGCGCGCACCGCGGCTGCGGAAAAGTGGCCGGCGCATTTCGTCTTCATCGCCACCGCCGGGCACGAAATCGGCCATGGCGGCATGGAGCTGTTCTTGAAGGATGGCGCGCCTGCGCCAAAGGAGACGCTGGCCTGGATCCATTTCGGCTCGTCGAATGCCTGCTACGCCTATGCGGAGGGCGCGTGCACCAATCGGGTCGACGAGGGACGCGCCCTCGTGCTGAGCAAGTCTGCGGTGCCGCTGACCGACGAGGCCTTTGCGGGAGTGGCGGCAAAACGTCTGGTGACCGAGAAGCAGGCTGTCGGCGAGCTGCGCGACGTGCATGCGGCGGGCTACGCCAATTTCCTCGGCTTGGCCGGCCTTCATCACACCTTCCACACACCGTCTGACGATCTCGGCGCGACCGGGCCTGAGATCCTCGAGCCGGTCGCCCGCGCCTCTGTCGACGCTGTGCGGAAGATCGTCGAACGCGGCGATGCCGCGTTCAAGTGAGCATGATCCGGAAAAGTGTGCAGCGGTTTTCCGAAAGGATCATGCTCAAACAGGAACCTCAGTTCTGGTAGTCGTAGTTGCGCGGCTGATAATACTGGCGAGGCTGCTGCTGATAATAGTAGCCTTGCTGGCCATAGCCCTGGTCGTAATAGGGCTGCGGTTGCGGCAGCTGCTGATAGACTTGGGTGCCGTAGGGGCGGTTGATCGGACGCGGTGCCGGGTAGCGCGCTCCGGTGTCGCTGCCGTCGGCCGGATAGATGTAATTGTCATCCTGCGGCATGTAGCGGCGGGCGGGCTGCGCCGGTGGCGTCAGATTCACGGGATCGCCTGTCGTCGCATACTGCTCCTCGCCCGGCTGCCCGGCGCGAGCCACTGCATTGCGACCGCGCGGATTGCGCGCCAGCGCCACCTGCGCCGAGCCGGTCAACGTCACCGTGGTGTTGAGGACGCCCTGCTCCTGCACCAGCGCGTAAAGCGTCGAGGCATTCTGGCGCGAGAGCCGCACGCAGCCATGGGACGCCGGCGTGCCGAGACGGCCGACCGAGTCGGTGCCATGGATGGCGTGCCCGATCTTGGTGAAGAAGATCGAGTGCGGCATCGGCGCGTCGTCGAATTCCTTGGAGTAGTGATCCTCTTCCATGCGGAAGGCGCGGAAGGCGCCGTTCGGCGTTTCGCGCGAGGGGATGCCGGTCGAGACCGGCCAGTGGTAGCGCGTGACGCCGTCGACCACGACGGTCATCTGCTGATTGTCCTTGTCGATGGTGATGTCGACCTTGGCCTGCGCGGTGCCCGCGCTCACAAGTATCAGCGAAGTGAAAGCAATAAAAAATGAACGCATCTGACGTCTGGCCTCCGGCCTGTTCACGCTGGAGCATGATCTGCAAAACGTTGTTTCTGTTTTCCGAAAAGATCGTGCTCAAACTATAACACCGCGGCTCTCCGTCCCCGGCATGCACTATGCCTGCAATCCGGCTTTCGTTCCAGCGGCGTGCAAAGCTAACCTTCCTGCCATCGTTAACGTGATGCGGGGCGTAAGCAAGGCCGCTTTGTGCCGCGTATGTCCCGAGGGTGCTGACATTTTCGCGAGCGAAAGATGCGTTCACATCGCCGACAATTCGTCACAAAGCCGCAACCATTTGGCCGCTTCGGGCGTTGATCGTGGCCTACCAGACGGGTGGCTTTCGCCGCCGTTATTCCCGCCGCTATTCCCTTGGGATCGAAGATGAACAAAGCCCGTATCGCAGCCTTGCCGGCCGGCCTGCCCGTCCGCCTGCTGTTCGCCGCCGCTGCCGTCCTGTTGGCGCTGTTGTCGCTGCCGCACTCTGGCCGTGCCCAGGGCATCGTGCGCGGCGCCCAGGAAGGCTCCTATGAAGGTAACAGGATCGCCGGGCCTGTGGGCGGTGCGGTCGGCGGCGTCGTCGGGGCCGGCGTCGGCGGCGCCGTTGGCGCGGTCGAAGGCGTGTTCGGGATTCCCCACCATCGTTACTATCGCCACTGCCACGGCTACTACGACGGCTATCACCGCTTCCACTGCTATCGGTAAATCCACCGCCGTCATTTCCGGGGCGTGCGGAGCACGAACCCGGAAATGACAATCGGATCAGTTCTTCAGCCGGTACCCGGTCCGGAAGATCCACCAGATCACGGCGAGGCAAATCACCAGAAACGCCGCCGTCATGCCGATGCTGACGGCCACGCTGACATCGGCGATCTCGTAGAAGCTCCAGCGGAAGCCCGAGATCAGATAGACGACCGGGTTGAGCAGCGCCACCGTACGCCAGGTCGGCGGCAGCATGTCGATGGAATAGAAGCTGCCGCCGAGGAAGGTCAGCGGCGTCACCACCAGCATCGGGATCATCTGCAGCTTTTCGAACCCGTCGGCCCAAATGCCGATGATGAAGCCGAACAGGCTGAACGTCACCGCCGTCAGCACCAGGAAGGCCAGCATCCAGACCGGATGATGGATATGCAATGGAACGAAGAGCCCGGCGGTGGCCAGAATGATCAGGCCCAGGATGATCGACTTGGTCGCGGCGGCGCCGACATAGCCGAGCACGATCTCGAAATAGGAGATCGGCGCCGACAGGATCTCGTAGATCGTGCCGGTGAATTTCGGGAAGTAGATGCCGAACGAGGCGTTGGAGATGCTTTGCGTCAGCACCGAGAGCATGATCAGGCCCGGCACGATGAAGGTGCCGTAGCTGACGCCTTCGACCTGGCTGATGCGCGAGCCGATCGCCGCGCCGAACACCACGAAATAGAGCGAGGTCGATACCACCGGCGAGACGATGCTTTGCAGCAGTGTGCGCCAGGTGCGCGCCATTTCGAACAGATAGATGGCGCGGATGGCCCGGTGGTTCATGACGCCCTCACGAGGTCGACGAAGATGTCCTCGAGCGACGATTGGGTCGTGTCGAGATCGCTGAAACGGATGCCGGCGGTGCGGAGGTCGCTGAGCAGGCTGGTGATGCCGGTGCGGTCGCCCTTGGTGTCGTAGTCGTAGACCAGCGTCGCGCCGCTGTCGCAGAGATCGAGCTTGTAGTGGGCAAGGCTCTCGGGCAGGGCGCCGAGCTTGCCCTGCAAATGCAGCGTCAGCCGCTTCTTGCCGAGCTTCTGCATCAAGGTCGCCTTGTCCTCGACCAGAACGATCTCTCCCTTGTTGATGACGCCGATGCGGTCGGCCATCTCCTCGGCTTCCTCGATGTAATGCGTGGTGAGGATGATGGTGACGCCGGATTGCTGCAGCGTGCGCACGACCTCCCACATGCCCTTGCGCAGTTCGACGTCGACACCGGCGGTCGGCTCGTCCAGGAACAGGACTTGGGGCTCGTGCGACAGCGCTTTTGCGATCATCACGCGGCGCTTCATGCCGCCTGAGAGCGTGATGATCTTGTTGTCCTTCTTGTCCCAGAGCGAGAGGTCCTTCAGCACCTTCTCGATATGGGCAGGATTCTTCGGCTTGCCGAACAGGCCCCGGGAGAAGCTCACGGTCGCCCACACGCTCTCGAAGGCGTCGGTGTGCAATTCCTGAGGCACGAGGCCGATCAGCGAACGCGCCTTGCGGTAGGAGGTCTGGATGTCCTCGCCGCCGACCAGGATCCGTCCCTCGCTCGGATTGGCGATGCCGCAGATGATCGAGATCAGCGTGGTCTTGCCCGCGCCGTTGGGGCCGAGCAGCGCAAAGATTTCGCCGCGCTTGATGTCGAGATTGACGTTCTTGAGCGCCTTGAAGCCGGACCCATAGGTCTTCGACAGATTGGCGACGGAAATGATGGAGGACATGGTGGCCGGTGGGGATGGGGAAGGGGGGCGCGAGAATCCGCCCTGTGGCGGGCGGAGACTAGCGGAGCCCTGAAATAGGAATGGCGTTGCCTGCCCGCAATTGCCCGGAGAAAAATGGTCTCAAAACAGGCCCTTCAGGGGCAGGTTTCAGGCAAGTGTTGCGCGATGGCCACGGATTGCGGCGAAGATCGCCGTTCACGCTGCTCT
Coding sequences within it:
- a CDS encoding ABC transporter permease yields the protein MNHRAIRAIYLFEMARTWRTLLQSIVSPVVSTSLYFVVFGAAIGSRISQVEGVSYGTFIVPGLIMLSVLTQSISNASFGIYFPKFTGTIYEILSAPISYFEIVLGYVGAAATKSIILGLIILATAGLFVPLHIHHPVWMLAFLVLTAVTFSLFGFIIGIWADGFEKLQMIPMLVVTPLTFLGGSFYSIDMLPPTWRTVALLNPVVYLISGFRWSFYEIADVSVAVSIGMTAAFLVICLAVIWWIFRTGYRLKN
- a CDS encoding L,D-transpeptidase encodes the protein MRSFFIAFTSLILVSAGTAQAKVDITIDKDNQQMTVVVDGVTRYHWPVSTGIPSRETPNGAFRAFRMEEDHYSKEFDDAPMPHSIFFTKIGHAIHGTDSVGRLGTPASHGCVRLSRQNASTLYALVQEQGVLNTTVTLTGSAQVALARNPRGRNAVARAGQPGEEQYATTGDPVNLTPPAQPARRYMPQDDNYIYPADGSDTGARYPAPRPINRPYGTQVYQQLPQPQPYYDQGYGQQGYYYQQQPRQYYQPRNYDYQN
- a CDS encoding ABC transporter ATP-binding protein — encoded protein: MSSIISVANLSKTYGSGFKALKNVNLDIKRGEIFALLGPNGAGKTTLISIICGIANPSEGRILVGGEDIQTSYRKARSLIGLVPQELHTDAFESVWATVSFSRGLFGKPKNPAHIEKVLKDLSLWDKKDNKIITLSGGMKRRVMIAKALSHEPQVLFLDEPTAGVDVELRKGMWEVVRTLQQSGVTIILTTHYIEEAEEMADRIGVINKGEIVLVEDKATLMQKLGKKRLTLHLQGKLGALPESLAHYKLDLCDSGATLVYDYDTKGDRTGITSLLSDLRTAGIRFSDLDTTQSSLEDIFVDLVRAS
- a CDS encoding fused MFS/spermidine synthase, with amino-acid sequence MDSIVQPAATEQPSSLRNRLLLTIYTAAIFVSALLLFSVQPLFTKMVLPRLGGSPAVWSVAMVFFQSLLLAGYAYAHLLMQIKNRVVPVVVHLVLLTAAFITLPLGIASAYGEPPASGYAFWLLSLFVMSIGLPFFALAANNPLLQAWFVRTGHPDGQDPYFLYASSNIGSFLALLSYPFLLEPMFTLHAQNRLWTGGYGLLILLIAGCGMLLLRSSKTAVGDARTEDASAPAPGILTRLRWIFLAAVPSGLLIAVTAHISTDVAAAPLLWVLPLSLYLLTWVLVFQSRPLLPHKWMLMLQPVAIAGVIFLLAFGGEQNLLLTLGGHQLCFFVIAMACHGELARTRPAARYLTGFYVALSFGGMVGGLFAGLVAPFTFSWIAEYPILVALAALCRPSANERLAGIVRWYWLALAALAAALVAPSYMTGDLSTWFEDHRVWVAGAVGVLAALLALALNAGRWKIFATVALALVLTRVYPADEGRVTTVRSFFGVHKIVVTPGGYFHVLMHGTTIHGAERFRNNDGTPVTGRPEPITYYHKDGGIGQAITAIRERKGAPLKVAAIGVGSGTLACAAEPGEDWKFFEIDQSMVDAARDPKNFRYISSCMPDLKPVIGDARLTFAREPDGVYDLIIVDAYSSDAIPIHLATQEAMKIYKDKLAPHGAVVMHVSNRHLDLEPVVVGIADANDLKSWVYDEDSGRDADYIFSTDVVISAREAEDVGKLASSKRWEETDADEKVRVWTDDYSNILGALYRRLRYGEQ
- a CDS encoding glycerophosphodiester phosphodiesterase; translation: MTGTAMAFDLEAHRGGRALMPENTLPAFANALTMGVDTLELDVGVTADGEVVVSHERGLNPDLARDANGAYVAAPGTPFVKLRFADVRTYDVGQIRPDSAYAKQFPEQRAVPGTRIPTLKELFALVRKSGNERVRFNIETKIDPDRPDESLGPQAFVTKLLGVIEDEKLSDRVMIQSFDWRTLLLVQQQAPKIPTVYLTLQRGSAPTNALDKATSWTAGFNPADHGGSLPRTIKAAGGAVWSPYFGDVTAALVTEAHTLALRVVVWTVNKPDDMARMIEFGVDGIISDRPDLLRQVAGEKGIALPAGTPVQP